The following DNA comes from Neoarius graeffei isolate fNeoGra1 chromosome 25, fNeoGra1.pri, whole genome shotgun sequence.
ACATTGAAGTCAGTGAATATATAATAGTTCATTTTAATTAATTGCTATTATATACAGTATCATCTTATTCTTTATGCAACACTGATTTTAATTCAACTGTAATTAAACAGAAGCAATGATGACCACAAAGTTAGTGTTTAACTGTTTAGTGAATGCAATATGAAGCGTTTTTGTGATGCCCCACTTTTATTTCCCTCCCAATTCAGTAAAAGAAATGCCAGGAAGTTTGCAAGTCCACCGTTACACACGTTTCGGGCCAGTCGAGGAGGTGAAGGGAAATCGGCGCGTAACATGCATTTCCTGTCAAGACGCTTGTTTTGATTTTGGACAATGGCCGAGCTGACTGCTAGGGGGCAAAACCGGAAAACTACGTACAGTACCCGATGCTAAAAACATTCCAGCTGTGTTTTACAACatcaaacacaacacacacaaaggagttttttcagtggaataaacatttttatttacagatTATTTCATAGCAGGGTCATACAGCAGGTGATCAATTGATGAAAAATGAGAAAAAGTCAAAAACAGTTAGCTACCCATTACATTCCAgaaatgtccacacacacacacacacacacacacacacacacaccagtctgtcATTCGTAAAAGCTGCCACTTATTAACTCGCCCTCCTCCGAAAGCATTTGGCAGTTGCCATCTGGCACTCTGagtcccccaaacacacacacacacactcacacacacgacTCTTTAATCAAGCTGCAACACTTCTTCTTGGCCGACACCCccaacacacccacccacccacccttcCAATAGTCTGATCCCCAGTGACGAAGACGTAAATTGCTCAGTAGGAGACGCTGGGACAACCCTAATCAATGCATGACCAAGTGCTTAAGAAACCAAGCGATAAAATGACAGAGGAGCTTGTTTGCCAAAGTTGAGAGCAAATGTCTGTTGTTGTAAGTTGCCCAGACCACCCACTAGGCTTCCTCCATCAGCCCCGAGTCCCCTAAGGAGTCCACATGAGGTCTGTGAGACGTCCGATAACGTGCTAACGTCTGGAACACAGCTGTCCGTGGACTCTGATCTCTGGAAGTGATGCCAAAGAGACTGGCATTGCAAACCAGAAAACCTCAGCGTTTTCAGACCGCACCAATGGCCAATGTGCTCATCAAAAAAAGGAGCAGTTTCTTAAGGTCTTTTGGTGTGATACACAAGCGATTGTTGCTTGTCCAAGATCAGTACATTTACTGTCGAGTTGCGAAGGCTCGAACAAGAAGACTTCCTCTTGTAAAAATCTCTGTACTTCACACCTTAGTGGCTAGAGATTGTGCTTCAGTCTTTTGCGAGGAGAGAGAACTTGCTGGGCTTGGGTGGAGCGCCTTTTTCAGGTTCAGGAGGCACAAAAACTGGGATCTGAAGCGCAGGTCGAAGAAAGCATAGAGAAACGGATTAAGGCAGCTGTTGAGGTAAGCGAGGCAGGTGGCGTATGGATGAGCGTAGAGCAGGAAGTTGAGCAGGGCGCAGGAATCAGGCACAACTTCGAGGTAGGAAAGAGCATCCATGGTCTTGAGAAGGTGGAAGGGCATCCAGCAGGCGGCGAACACCACCACCAATGTCGTGATGATCTTCAGGAGGCGCCGCTTGCGCTGGTCCTCTTTGCGCAGGTTCTTGTTGAAGTGTCGCGTCACGGTGCAGCCGATGAAGCCGTAGCACACCATCATAGCCAGCAACGGGATGAGGAACCCAAAAGCCGTGGATGAAATGCCTAATCCGGCAATCCAAAGGTTCTCGGTCTGGTTGGTCGCCACGAGGCTGAAATCCATGGCACAAGAGGTCTGATTGGTGACTCGGTCATGCAATGTGGTGCGGAAGAGCAGTGTGGGTGATGCCAGTGCACCTGACAGAAACCAAATGGCGATGAGCGAGGCCTTCATTCGTCCATGGGTCCGGAGCTGCGAGCTGCTCAGAGAGCGCACGATGGCCAGGTATCGGTCCAAGCTGAGGCAGGTGAGGCAAAAGACACTGGCGAACATATTGAGTATCACGATGTAGCTGCTGAGCTTGCACAGAACCACACCAAACGGCCAGTGATACCCCAGCGCTGTGTATACGGCCCACAGTGGCAGGGTCACCACAAACGTCAGGTCCGCCATCGCCAGGTTCCCAATGTAGACGTCTGCTGCTCGGCGCTTGCTCTCGGCCTTCCACACAATGAAGATGACCACGCCGTTCCCCGAGAGGCCCAGAATGAAGATGAGCATGTAGAGGACGGGGATGAGAGAGTACGACACTGGCAGTTCATCAAACTCACATGTGTTGTTTAAATTTTCCAGATCATAGAAGTAGTCGTCGCTGTAGTCGTATGTAAAGTTATCCATGATGCCTTCAAGTCTCTAAAAGGTGGTTTGAAAGTTTCAGAAGCTCACAAAATCAGCTCTGTCCTGAATCAGCAGTGAGGGAGGAGGAGGCAGTAGAGAGCTCCTTTTTCAAACGAGTGCAAGTATGAATGCTCTTGGAGAGGGACACCGTGGCTTTTTAAAGCCCTCTCACCCCGGCACCCCTCCTCCCTCCACCCATTTCCACCCTCCTGCCCGCCTCCTTTGCTTTTCTTTATTGTAAACTTCATTACTCTGCACATAGGAGCAAAttcttcattttttatttattatatatatatatatatatatatatatatataaaatacatctATACGCAAACAAAGCTAAAGTTAGAAAatagataaaaagaaaaaaatttaaaaataaaaaatgctgccATTTACTTTTGTATTATTAAATAAGTGAGTTAAACAATAAACCTTATGTTGCCAATCAGCACTTTCAGATTTGTTCTTTTAGGTTAGAAATAAAACTCAATTTGGTCATTTGTTCCCCCCCCAAACACTTTGCCATGTAGCAATGAGTAAAAACAAACTTGTATAAAATGGACAAGGAAACGTCTGCCAAAGCAAAGTGTACATTGAAAAAGCGTGAGAGTGGATTTGTTAGGACAAGTCCGGACACAAGGTTTTGGCCCTATGGAGATAAATTCAGGTTATAATAGCCGATGGTTGACATGTGAACGACGCCCTATTCAGTAAAAAACTTCTCCCCATTTCCATGCCAATGCCATCGGCAAAACACCCCATTACACTTGTGGAAATGTCAGTTTCATCGCTGACCTGCCTGAACAAGTCCCAATACAGAGGATTTCTTTTCAGCAAAATAAACACCAAAAGTCTATAACTATAAGGAAATTAAGTCTTTCCATCACAAACAAATGAGGAAAGGACAAGAGCGGTATTAATGCTTGTTTTCATAgttacaaaaatggcttaaaataattaaatgaaatgttaacattaaaaaaaataccataaataggaagcagtaagccataataaatgaaataaagtcaatatttggtgtgagacgaccctaaaTAGTAGTTtcgggtccagtgagtgcagttttatgcggaaatgagctgtaggttttactgagcatcttccagaaccagccacagttcttctggacactttgtcccactcgcttcttcattttgccccaaaacccagtagccttcattatggtttcttttttaatctgaaaagtgctcttttatgtaatattctgctcagatacaaacttttttttttcctgtaatgtttaatttagtgctggaaaaaaaaattggaactctaaaatgtttttgtcatgttttgactcgataacgtCGAAGTCgattataaaatagaaatctatagcaaagtttgtatgaaaaaaaaaacaatagggtgcctaagacttttgcacagtactgtatataaataaatacatgctCATGATTAGTGTAagcaaagcacaactttattcatcacacatctccgcatttaacccatctgaagccgtgaacacacacacacacacacccagagcagtgggcagccatgctaacagcgcccggggagcagttgggagttcagtgcctcgctcaagggcaccccatatgtctttggactgtgggggaaaccggagcacccggaggaaacccacacagacacggggagaacatgcaaactccacacaaggccctcgccagccgctgggttcgaacccagaaccttattgctgtgacaccactgtgccgtccaaTTACAGTTGTATTGTTACAGTTATATATGTTAATAATGCAGTAATTAAAGGCAAATAAAACACATTGTAATGCACATACCCTCAACAAACTATGATATATTACTGCGCTTAACCATCAGCAGCTAATATTCAAGGCTTAATATTATAAAAAAAAGGTATATTTGTGTTTATTAAACGTGTGTCATTGGATAAGTATTAAAAATAGAGAATTTACAAAAGTGCATCATCTTTCACCATCTGACTCAGAGATAAAATGTGATAAATGTGAAGCAGAGGAGGAACATTTGCTTTCATAATGAGAAATGTCATTCTTTAGAAGGATATTACACATCTGGAAGATTCTACAGAACAAAAAAGCAGTGACTGActtctttattctgctggttttatgtttttatgactTTATGAAATACGGCAGAAAAGAAGACCAGAGATAAAGATGCTATGGTTCGACATGAATAAGAAAGCCATCATATAATTTTTGGTTGTTGGAATTAAGCCTTTAAACTCCCACATTTTCTTTTAGTTTCATGCTCGTCACAAGGTAATGTGTTTTGAGGtgaataactgaataataatttacaaatttgatGAGTTAACTTACTGTTTTACTTCAAAACCAGCCAGAAGTGTATCacgtgctcaaaaaaaaaaaaaaaacccgcgg
Coding sequences within:
- the LOC132873704 gene encoding apelin receptor B-like codes for the protein MDNFTYDYSDDYFYDLENLNNTCEFDELPVSYSLIPVLYMLIFILGLSGNGVVIFIVWKAESKRRAADVYIGNLAMADLTFVVTLPLWAVYTALGYHWPFGVVLCKLSSYIVILNMFASVFCLTCLSLDRYLAIVRSLSSSQLRTHGRMKASLIAIWFLSGALASPTLLFRTTLHDRVTNQTSCAMDFSLVATNQTENLWIAGLGISSTAFGFLIPLLAMMVCYGFIGCTVTRHFNKNLRKEDQRKRRLLKIITTLVVVFAACWMPFHLLKTMDALSYLEVVPDSCALLNFLLYAHPYATCLAYLNSCLNPFLYAFFDLRFRSQFLCLLNLKKALHPSPASSLSSQKTEAQSLATKV